The DNA region CTTTCTGCTGGGAACAATCGAACCGGGCGTTTCCGGGCATGGACGCATGCCGGATGTCCGGGCGTGTTTCAGAGGGGGATGCTGGGTGGGCACATGAGTTTGCACGTGAACCAGATCAAGCAGGACCGGCTTCCGGACGCGGCCAGGCTTGCCGCGTGGCCGGATCCGGATGTGGCGGTCAGGAACCGAATTCTTTCTCGAAAGCCTTGTAGTCGCTGATCACCAGGTCGCCGCTGGCCTTGCGCAGCCAGCCTTCTTCCTCGAGCCGGGCCAGAATGCGTGACATGGTTTCACGGCTGGTGCCCGCCATGTTGGCCAGGTCCCGCTGGAGCGGCAGTTCGTGGATCACGCGGGAATCGCCCTCGCTGCGCCCCAGGTCGCGGGCCAGGCTGCGAATGGTATTGATCACGCGACCACGGGCATCCAGTGTGCTCAGCGAGACGATCTGCATGTCGGTCTTGCGCAGGCGTGAGGCCATCAGCTTGAGCAGACTGATCGCGATGCTGGGGTGGGTGTGCATCATCTCAAGGAACTCCTTGCGACGGATGCAGAGCAGTTCCACCTCGTCCAGGGAGGTCACGGTGGCGCTGCGCGGCCCCAGATCGATCACGGCCACCTCGCCGAAGAAGTCGGTGGGCCCCAGAATGGCCAGGATCACTTCTTCGCCCACGGGGTTGATGCGCGAAATCTTGACCCGACCACGGCGGATGATGAACAGCGTGTGTCCTTCATCCTCCTCGAAGATGATCAGGTTGTTCTTGAGATACTTCTTCTCGGAGATGGCGTTGGACACGCTGAGCAGGTCATTGTCGGCCAGATCCTCGAACAGCAGCACGCTGCGCAGGAACAATGGATTGATCATTCTTGGCCTCCCTGTGTTCGCGGCTCGCCCGATTCGTCCACGACGCTCGCGCCGAGGGTCTCGATGAGTGCCCGGATCTCCCCGGGAATCTCGAACTGCCCGGTGTCCAGACTGGCCAGATGGCGGGCCAGCACAGTGGAACGCTGGGCCCATCCCAGTCGGCGGTTGATGATGAACAGCTCCTCCCCCTGGGACACACAGTGCCCCGAGCGGAAACTGCCGTTCTCGATGCGGATATGCAGGCCCAGTGAGTCGGCCAGCTCGGACAATTGCTGGTACTCGAGGCGCGCCCGTTCGTCGGCGCTGTTGGCCGAAGATTTCTGCGGGCTTTTCTGCGGTACTTTCCTGGTTCGCATGATCCTGTACAAACAAGCGGGGCGCCGAGCGCGCCGCGATGGGTCAATTGGCTGTCAGGGCCGGAATATAGGGTGTCCGGTGCTGGGTTTCCCGTCAGGAGGTGCCCCCGGGCAGAAAAGCCGCTCCGCATCGGTCAAAGCAGTTCATGCTGTCCGCTGTCCTTGAGGCGGTCGATGACATGGCGCACATCCTGATGGCTTTCGCTGCGGCAGACCAGCAGGGCGTCGGGGGTGTCCACCACGATGGTGTCTTCCATGCCCACCAGGGCCACGACCCGTTCCCCACCATGCACCAGGCAATTGTGGCTGTCGATCAGCAGGCCGTTGCCGCGCACGGCATTGCCATTGCTGTCGCGTTCACTCATGATGAGAATCTCGCGCCAGGTGCCCACATCGCTCCAGGCGAACTCGCCGGGTATCACGAGCACGCGCCCTGTTTCGGCGGAGGCCGGTTCCATCACGGCCACATCCACGGACACACTGCGCAAGCCTTCGTAGACCTGCTGGAGGGCTTCGCGCCCCGCCTTGCCCCGCAGCGGACAGGGCAGGCTGGCCAGCGCGGCGGCCGTCTCGGGCAACCAGCGTTCCAGGGCATCGAGCAGGGTTCTGGCCCCGAAGGCGAACATCCCGCTGTTCCAGAGGTGGTCTCCTCCGGCCAGAAAGCGCAGGGCGGTCTCACGGTCCGGTTTCTCGGTGAAGCGCTTGACCTGGTGCACTCCACCCCCCAGGTCGTCGCCGACGGCGATGTAGCCATAGCCGGTTTCCGGTCCGCTGGGGCGAATGCCGATGGTGACCAGATGCCCGTCGCGGGCGGCCGCCACGGCACGCTTCAGGGTGGCCAGAAATCGTCCCTGGTCCCCGATGAAGTGGTCGGCGGGCAACACCAGCATCACGGCCCGGGAATCGCGGGCCAGCAGTTCGTGAGCCGCCAGCCCCAGACAGGCCGCCGTGTTGCGCCCCATCGGCTCGGCCAGGGTGTTGTGTCTGGGCAGCTCGGGCAGCAGGTGCCGGGCGCGCTTGGCGTGCAGGGCACCCGTGACGAGCCAGACCCGTTCGGCGGGCAACAGGGGCATCAGTCGGTCCACGGTCACTTCCAGCATGCTGCGTGTGCCCAGCAGGGGCAGGAATTGCTTGGGCAGATGGGCGCGCGAGAGCGGCCAGAAACGGGAGCCGATGCCTCCCGCCATGATCACGGCGTGGCAGTGTTCCATTGGGACAGTTCCTCGGGCAATTGCAGTTCAAGACCTTCGCGCGTCCAGCCGGGATAGACCTGCAGGCTGTCCGTCAGAGGCAGCCGTGCTTCGGCGTGGCGGAAGGGTTCCAGTTGGCCGGCCGTCCATTCGCCGTCGCCATTGCGGTCGAAATAGAGCTCGGCGCTCAACCAGCCTGCGGGCAGTTCGGCAAGTTCCAGTGGTGAGACAAGCTCG from Candidatus Delongbacteria bacterium includes:
- a CDS encoding Crp/Fnr family transcriptional regulator encodes the protein MINPLFLRSVLLFEDLADNDLLSVSNAISEKKYLKNNLIIFEEDEGHTLFIIRRGRVKISRINPVGEEVILAILGPTDFFGEVAVIDLGPRSATVTSLDEVELLCIRRKEFLEMMHTHPSIAISLLKLMASRLRKTDMQIVSLSTLDARGRVINTIRSLARDLGRSEGDSRVIHELPLQRDLANMAGTSRETMSRILARLEEEGWLRKASGDLVISDYKAFEKEFGS
- a CDS encoding NTP transferase domain-containing protein, with product MEHCHAVIMAGGIGSRFWPLSRAHLPKQFLPLLGTRSMLEVTVDRLMPLLPAERVWLVTGALHAKRARHLLPELPRHNTLAEPMGRNTAACLGLAAHELLARDSRAVMLVLPADHFIGDQGRFLATLKRAVAAARDGHLVTIGIRPSGPETGYGYIAVGDDLGGGVHQVKRFTEKPDRETALRFLAGGDHLWNSGMFAFGARTLLDALERWLPETAAALASLPCPLRGKAGREALQQVYEGLRSVSVDVAVMEPASAETGRVLVIPGEFAWSDVGTWREILIMSERDSNGNAVRGNGLLIDSHNCLVHGGERVVALVGMEDTIVVDTPDALLVCRSESHQDVRHVIDRLKDSGQHELL